From the genome of Biomphalaria glabrata chromosome 1, xgBioGlab47.1, whole genome shotgun sequence, one region includes:
- the LOC106052322 gene encoding uncharacterized protein LOC106052322 yields the protein MNTFFTAKFVVVVYFTLTVADVTNSNAPTPYQDRECLSTVHQLLEDIEFDSQQECLRVMCAPKPKRQRPAFPITSFYIKPPWLNSDRSAYVALAKEALNELKGVLPGQSNIVTDDRNNAIGVFPQESQDSYNDDYNQPFSSNIYNTYLGHFGGGFGGVKDYDSSSQNYNVRPAPPNNVDSSVCCKTVEHYFINFTMTDISGIARTLAQFEHTGSFQIVRHGVCGAKGVCPGTCSQVYVTTQLAIFPNDPGQVVTYRYFNIPGYCTCKVQA from the exons atgaatacattttttactGCTAAATTCGTAGTGGTTGTATATTTCACACTGACTGTAGCAGACGTGACTAATTCTAATGCTCCGACCCCCTACCAGGATAGAGAATGTCTCAGCACAGTACACCAGCTCCTCGAGGACATAGAGTTTGACAGTCAGCAAGAATGTCTGCGCGTCATGTGCGCGCCAAAACCTAAAAGACAAAGGCCAGCATTCCCCATCACCAGTTTTTACATCAAACCGCCTTGGCTAAACTCAGACAGATCAGCCTACGTGGCATTGGCGAAGGAAGCATTGAACGAATTAAAGGGTGTCTTACCTGGCCAGTCTAACATCGTGACGGATGATCGTAACAACGCCATTGGAGTGTTTCCACAGGAAAGTCAAGACAGTTATAATGACGACTATAACCAACCATTCAGCTCTAACATTTACAATACGTATCTGGGTCATTTCGGGGGTGGTTTTGGAGGTGTAAAGGATTATGATTCGAGTTCTCAAAATTATAATGTTAGACCAGCGCCACCAAACAACGTTGATTCAAGCGTGTGTTGTAAAAC AGTTGAACATTACTTTATCAACTTCACAATGACAGATATCAGTGGCATAGCAAGAACCCTGGCTCAGTTCGAACATACTGGATCTTTTCAAATAGTACGGCACGGAGTGTGTGG GGCAAAAGGAGTGTGTCCAGGTACTTGTTCCCAGGTGTACGTCACCACGCAGTTGGCCATCTTTCCCAACGATCCAGGCCAAGTGGTGACCTACAGGTATTTCAACATCCCAGGTTACTGTACCTGTAAAGTTCAAGCGTAG